The proteins below are encoded in one region of Oncorhynchus kisutch isolate 150728-3 linkage group LG14, Okis_V2, whole genome shotgun sequence:
- the LOC109904568 gene encoding potassium channel subfamily K member 10-like produces MKWYKPLVWFWILVGLAYFAAVLSMIGDWLRVLSKKTKEEVGEFKVHAAEWKANVQNEFRETRRRLSVEIHDKLQRATTIRSMERRQLSLEQRTHSLDMFSPQKRALFVSLDQGCFKTSSQESIDTKLNNLRLRGAGELCYEQRRGSEQTQQASSEDDKLFNLRFRSLTKLTKRPKNRDLKSNIPDDVRRACEAMEKREEDMEEVKEEERGERKKGNTSLTNLEYADERINKLNGFVLAQAKERENAIMLEGRELESQLECADTETE; encoded by the exons ATGAAGTGGTACAAGCCCCTGGTCTGGTTCTGGATCCTGGTGGGTTTGGCCTACTTCGCTGCGGTCCTGAGCATGATCGGAGACTGGCTCAGAGTGCTTTCTAAAAAGACCAAAGAGGAG GTGGGGGAGTTCAAGGTCCATGCTGCTGAGTGGAAGGCCAATGTGCAGAATGAGTTCCGGGAGACGCGTCGGCGGCTGAGTGTGGAGATCCACGACAAGTTGCAGCGGGCCACCACCATCCGCAGCATGGAGCGCAGGCAGCTGAGCCTGGAGCAGAGGACCCACTCGCTGGACATGTTCTCCCCACAGAAGAGGGCCTTGTTTGTCAGCTTGGACCAGGGCTGCTTCAAGACCTCCTCCCAGGAGAGTATTGACACCAAGCTGAATAACTTGAGGTTGCGAGGGGCAGGGGAGCTTTGTTATGAGCAGCGGAGAGGCAGCGAGCAGACCCAGCAGGCCTCATCAGAGGACGATAAGCTCTTCAACCTCCGCTTCCGCTCCCTCACCAAGCTAACCAAGAGACCCAAGAACCGTGACCTGAAGAGTAACATTCCTGATGATGTGCGGAGGGCCTGCGAGGCaatggagaagagggaggaggacatggaggaggtgaaggaggaggaaaGGGGCGAGAGGAAGAAAGGCAACACCAGCTTGACAAATTTAGAATACGCAGACGAGCGCATTAATAAACTGAATGGTTTTGTACTGGCTCAGGCCAAAGAGAGGGAGAACGCTATAATGTTGGAAGGAAGAGAGCTTGAGTCCCAGCTAGAGTGTGCAGATAccgagactgagtga